The Pantoea vagans genome includes a window with the following:
- a CDS encoding SDR family oxidoreductase gives MGYASARYFAEQGATVTGSDINITALQDLPGVAAYRLDVTDRAAISAAVQEIGPVDVLFNCAGVVHSGNLLTCSEQEWQFALDLNVTAMFHMIQAFLPGMLAQKKGSIINMSSVASSVKGVANRFAYSATKAAVIGLTRSVAADFIADGIRCNAICPGTVDSPSLRQRIAIQAQSEGKSEEAVYAAFVARQPIGRIGTAEEIAYLAAYLASDASNYTTGTAQVIDGGWSN, from the coding sequence ATTGGTTATGCCAGCGCACGCTATTTTGCCGAGCAAGGGGCAACGGTAACAGGCAGCGATATCAACATCACCGCTCTCCAGGATCTACCTGGCGTTGCAGCTTACCGGCTGGATGTGACGGATCGCGCGGCCATCAGCGCAGCAGTGCAAGAAATCGGTCCGGTGGATGTGCTGTTTAACTGTGCAGGTGTGGTGCACAGCGGCAATCTGCTGACTTGCTCTGAGCAGGAGTGGCAATTCGCACTCGATCTTAACGTCACCGCCATGTTTCACATGATTCAGGCGTTTCTGCCTGGCATGCTGGCGCAGAAAAAAGGGTCAATTATCAATATGTCGTCAGTGGCTTCCAGCGTGAAAGGGGTGGCAAATCGCTTTGCTTACAGTGCCACTAAAGCAGCGGTGATCGGCCTGACACGCTCAGTCGCGGCGGATTTTATTGCTGATGGCATTCGTTGTAACGCCATTTGTCCCGGCACGGTGGATTCTCCCTCGCTGCGCCAGCGCATCGCGATACAGGCACAGTCTGAAGGCAAAAGCGAAGAGGCGGTGTATGCCGCTTTTGTTGCTCGTCAGCCAATTGGACGCATCGGCACGGCAGAAGAGATCGCGTATCTCGCCGCTTATCTGGCCTCGGATGCCAGTAACTACACCACCGGCACTGCACAAGTTATTGATGGCGGCTGGAGCAATTAA
- a CDS encoding FadR/GntR family transcriptional regulator gives MPIKKMENPRLYRQIADQLIKLIDNNEFPPGSRLPAERDLAEQLQVSRASVREALIALEVIGLVDVKVGNGVIVKARSGSQEPVMMQAGRDQWNEPDDELGIKLDFSTELPPFSLLQARRLIEPEAAALAARHASQQELEQIREAYLQNCKDNQVQSRTHPGDRLFHIRIAQASGNPAYGFIIGHLLGHRYGSMFKMLQAHYTPSDMPHVSENEHLTILIALEKRDAKAARSAMKAHIDRVIATFEQAQE, from the coding sequence ATGCCGATAAAAAAAATGGAAAACCCAAGGCTTTACAGACAGATAGCCGACCAGCTTATTAAGCTAATTGATAACAATGAATTTCCGCCTGGCAGCCGCCTGCCCGCTGAACGTGATTTAGCTGAACAATTACAGGTGAGCCGGGCGTCAGTGCGTGAGGCACTGATTGCGCTTGAAGTGATTGGCTTAGTGGATGTGAAAGTCGGTAATGGCGTGATCGTAAAGGCGCGATCGGGTTCGCAGGAGCCGGTGATGATGCAAGCCGGACGCGACCAATGGAACGAACCGGATGATGAGCTAGGCATCAAGCTGGATTTTTCTACAGAACTGCCGCCCTTTTCATTGCTACAGGCGCGGCGGCTGATTGAACCTGAGGCGGCTGCACTGGCTGCACGCCATGCCAGCCAGCAAGAGTTGGAACAAATACGCGAGGCTTATTTGCAGAATTGCAAAGATAACCAGGTGCAATCACGCACCCACCCCGGCGATCGTCTGTTTCATATCCGCATTGCTCAGGCCAGCGGCAACCCCGCTTATGGTTTTATCATCGGCCACCTGTTGGGGCATCGCTATGGCAGCATGTTTAAAATGCTGCAGGCCCATTACACCCCAAGTGATATGCCCCACGTTTCGGAAAATGAGCACCTGACCATTTTGATTGCCCTCGAAAAACGCGATGCTAAAGCAGCACGATCGGCGATGAAGGCGCATATTGACCGCGTTATCGCTACTTTTGAACAGGCGCAGGAGTAG
- a CDS encoding amylovoran biosynthesis protein AmsF: protein MIEVNSYAELRTTTPTKNGDLAFLRRYNADSTFRGGGDFTGFIGTTTATDDGGTLAVGNGFYWKRVINNPSDINVYHFGAKGDGYVNDTDAVNRMLAWTKAYSTNIVDLPIRFPGGKFLISPIDISGTDSAFFGLQGDDVELGSLPRTTIISDKSTSPVFKVKARRTSIRGIAWNGQASADITTNKGTITSDMCSNVQPFFENTCIEGTTVNIYCFRAQNNGGTVIKVLDTLDTKFDQIYTMYTYARVFDVGWSNSPNGAWDHSTAIEICNCNFQTGYGDATLYIPRCTQGILRNVWIEHTRNPGDLSDGGWTIDTLNVEDCLNPFNLNNARVTMRQINVQSGSKVSNDLVTGKWLSTFEYGYRRDESYGSFLTGSLRAGYYSGYKITNNTATDNWYRLGQLFFPNANQQWVMEFIGKADATQPTGTAGTPVNVASSGKTWINLQRLETVWADAFHMGQPAILDIRYNRVGTTYAVVWVKLKANSGDTMLNLKNTGPTRFDTGSCSLFQSDLSVVTDTTTLGPYKPAARFGMHNGLAGIGANEKGVLTLASAAGTPTNAATPTGFVLVNINGVDRKLPYYD from the coding sequence ATGATCGAAGTTAACTCTTATGCTGAACTGCGTACCACCACGCCCACCAAAAACGGCGATCTGGCTTTTCTGCGTCGCTATAACGCGGACTCAACCTTCCGTGGGGGCGGCGACTTCACCGGTTTTATTGGCACCACCACCGCCACAGATGATGGCGGTACGCTGGCAGTGGGTAACGGATTCTATTGGAAGCGCGTGATTAACAATCCCTCTGATATCAACGTCTATCACTTTGGCGCGAAAGGGGATGGCTATGTCAATGACACCGATGCGGTCAATCGTATGCTGGCATGGACCAAGGCCTACAGCACGAATATTGTTGACCTGCCGATTCGTTTTCCTGGCGGTAAATTTTTGATCAGCCCGATCGATATCAGCGGCACGGACAGCGCGTTCTTTGGCCTGCAAGGCGATGATGTGGAACTGGGTTCGTTGCCACGTACCACCATCATTTCCGATAAAAGTACCAGCCCGGTGTTTAAGGTAAAGGCGCGCCGCACCTCGATTCGCGGCATCGCCTGGAACGGCCAGGCGTCCGCCGATATCACCACCAACAAAGGCACCATTACCTCCGATATGTGCAGCAACGTGCAGCCGTTCTTCGAAAATACCTGCATCGAAGGCACCACGGTCAATATCTACTGTTTCCGCGCGCAGAATAACGGCGGTACGGTGATTAAGGTGCTGGATACGCTGGATACCAAATTTGATCAGATCTACACCATGTACACCTATGCACGGGTATTTGATGTCGGCTGGTCAAATTCCCCCAACGGCGCATGGGATCACTCTACCGCGATTGAGATCTGCAACTGTAACTTCCAGACCGGTTATGGTGATGCCACGCTGTACATACCCCGTTGTACGCAGGGGATTCTGCGCAACGTGTGGATTGAACACACGCGCAATCCTGGCGATCTCTCGGACGGTGGCTGGACCATTGATACGCTGAACGTGGAGGATTGCCTGAACCCGTTCAACCTCAACAATGCCCGCGTCACCATGCGCCAAATCAACGTGCAGTCTGGCAGTAAAGTGTCGAACGATCTGGTCACCGGGAAATGGTTATCAACCTTCGAGTATGGCTACCGTCGTGACGAAAGCTATGGCAGTTTCCTGACCGGATCGCTACGCGCGGGTTACTACAGCGGCTACAAGATCACCAACAACACCGCTACCGATAACTGGTATCGCCTTGGGCAGTTGTTCTTCCCGAACGCGAATCAGCAGTGGGTCATGGAGTTTATTGGCAAAGCCGATGCTACCCAGCCGACAGGAACCGCCGGGACGCCAGTTAACGTAGCGAGTAGCGGGAAAACCTGGATTAACCTGCAACGGCTGGAAACCGTATGGGCGGATGCCTTTCATATGGGGCAGCCCGCGATCCTGGATATCCGTTATAACCGTGTGGGCACCACCTATGCCGTGGTGTGGGTCAAGCTGAAAGCCAACAGTGGTGACACCATGCTGAACCTGAAAAACACCGGCCCGACGCGCTTTGATACCGGCTCTTGCTCACTGTTCCAGTCGGACCTGTCCGTGGTCACCGATACCACCACGCTGGGGCCGTATAAACCCGCTGCGCGCTTCGGTATGCACAACGGACTGGCAGGCATTGGTGCCAACGAGAAGGGCGTGCTGACGCTGGCTTCCGCTGCTGGTACACCCACCAATGCTGCTACGCCAACAGGCTTTGTGCTGGTTAATATCAACGGTGTCGATCGTAAACTTCCCTATTATGATTGA